From Scomber scombrus chromosome 13, fScoSco1.1, whole genome shotgun sequence, a single genomic window includes:
- the usp9 gene encoding probable ubiquitin carboxyl-terminal hydrolase FAF-X isoform X4 — translation MTATTRGSPVGGNDSQGQGQGQAPDAQSQPPLPQNQTSSPNSSNENSPVSPPDEQGQGDGPPQLEEEEPAFPHTDLAKLDDMINRPRWVVPVLPKGELEVLLEAAIDLSKKGLDVKCEACQRFFRDGLTISFTKILTDEAVSGWKFEIHRCIINNTHRLVELCVAKLSQDWFPLLELLAMATNPHCKFHIYNGTRPSETVPAGAQLADDELSARPPDPRSPKGWLVDLINKFGTLNGFQMLHDRFMSGQALNVQIIAALIKPFGQCYEFLTLHTVKKYFLPIIEMVPQFLENLTDEELKKEAKNEAKNDALSMIIKSLKNLASRVPGQEETVKNLEIFRLKMILRLLQISSFNGKMNALNEVNKVISSVSYYTHRHNPEEEEWLTAERMAEWIQQNHILSIVLRDSLHQPQYVEKLEKILRFVIKEKALTMQDLDNIWAAQAGKHEAIVKNVHDLLAKLAWDFSPEQLDHLFDCFKASWTNASKKQREKLLELIRRLAEDDKDGVMAHKVLNLLWNLAHSDDVPVDIMDQALSAHIKILDYSCSQDRDTQKIQWIDRFIEELRTNDKWVIPALKQIREICSLFGEAPQNLRKKMPINIQTNLVGQTQRSPHVFYRHDLINQLQHNHALVTLVAENLSAYMETMRQFSKEEQAEFDPQTVRPGSRYSHVQEVQERLNFLRFLLKDGQLWLCAPQAKQIWKCLAENAVFLCDREACFKWYSKLMGDEPDLDPDINKDFFENNVLQLDPSLLTENGMKCFERFFKAVNCREGKLVAKRRAYMMDDLELIGLDYLWRVVIQGSDDIASRAIDLLKEIYTNLGPKLQVNQVEIHEDFIQSCFDRLKASYDTLCVLDGDKDSINCARQEAIRMVRVLTVLKEYINECDSDYHEERTILPMSRAFRGKHITLIVRFPNQGRQVDDLDIWSHTNDTIGSVRRGILNRIKANAAHTKIELFIGGEVVDPADDRKLIGQLNLKDKTLITAKLTQVSANMPSSPDSSSDSSTGSPGNHGNHYSDGPNPEVESCLPGVIMSLHLRYISFLWQVADLGCNLNMPLLRDGARVLMKLMPPDNTTVENLRAVCLDHAKLGENSLSPSLDSRFFGPSPSQVLYLIEVVYALLMPASATLGEDASDFQYNFLKSGGLPLVLSMLTRNNFLPSADMETRRGAYLNALKIAKLLLTAVGFGHVKAVAEACQPNAEGNIPVSPINQATHDQALVLQSALQNIPNPASECMLRNVAIRLAQQISDEASKYIPDICVIRAVQKIVWASGCGTVQLVFSSNEEISKIYEKTNAAKEPDGEDEQVCCEALEVMTLCFALMPTALDTLSKEKAWQTFIIDLLLHCHSKSVRQMAQEQFFLMATRCCMGHRPLLFFITLLFTVLGSTAKERAKHAGDYFTLLRHLLHYAYNSNINLPNAEVLLNNEIDWLKRIRDEVKRTGETGVEETILEGHLGVTKELLAFQTPEKKYYIGCEKGGANLIKELIDDFIFPASNVYLQYMKSGEFPTEQAIPVCSTPASINAGFELLVALAVGCVRNLKQIVDTLTDMYYLGCETLTEWEYLPPVGPRPNKGFVGLKNAGATCYMNSVIQQLYMIPPIRNGILAIEGTGTDVDDDMSGDEKQENESNVDPRDEVFSYHHQFDDKPSSKSEDRKEYNIGVLRHLQVIFGHLAASRLQYYVPRGFWKQFRLWGEPVNLREQHDALEFFNSLVDSLDEALKALGHPAMLSKVLGGSFADQKICQGCPHRYECEESFTTLNVDIRNHQNLLDSMEQYVKGDLLEGANAYHCEKCNKKVDTVKRLLIKKLPPVLAIQLKRFDYDWERECAIKFNDYFEFPRELDMEPYTVAGVAKLEGDDVNPENQVIQQNEPSEPTPPGSSKYRLVGVLVHSGQASGGHYYSYIIQRNGGDGEKNRWYKFDDGDVTECKMDDEEEMKNQCFGGEYMGEVFDHMMKRMSYRRQKRWWNAYILFYERMDSLDKDSELVKYITELTISSTKPHQVKMPGVIECSVRKQNVQFMHNRMQYSLEYFQFIKKLLTCNSVYLNPPPGQDHLLPEAEEIAMISAQLAARFLFSTGFHTKKVVRGPASDWYDALCILLRHSKNVRYWFAHNVLFAYPNRFSEYLLECPSAEVRGAFAKLIVFIAHFSLQDGPCPSPTASPGPSTQGCDNLSLSDHLLRAVLNLLRREVSEHGRHLQQYFNLFVMYANLGLAEKTQLLKLNVPATFMLVALDEGPGPPIKYQYAELGKLYTVVSQLVRCCDVSTRMQSSINGNPPLPNPYGDTNLTAPVMPVQQLVAEILFVRTSYVKKIIEDCSNSEETVKLLRFSCWENPQFSSTVLSELLWQVAYSYTYELRPYLDLLLQILLIEDSWQTHRIHNVLKGIPDDRDGLFDTIQRSKNHYQKRAYQCIKCMVALFSNCSVAYQILQSNGDLKRKWTWAVEWLGDELERRPYTGNPQYTYNNWSPPVQSNETSNGYFLERSHSARMTLAKACELCPEEEPDEQEAPDDQDSSPPEDTSLYPHSPGTTQFQQNNHPHGQPYTGPAAQHMNNPQRPGPASAPTPGPTQTQTQTQTQTQSPTPAPGPTPGPGPRAQENWESTEEVAPAPAPTSTPAPAPPKE, via the exons AGGTGTATCATCAATAACACACACCGGTTGGTGGAGCTGTGTGTGGCCAAGCTCTCTCAGGACTGGTTCCCCCTACTGGAGCTGCTGGCCATGGCCACCAACCCCCACTGCAAGTTCCACATCTACAATGGCACACGGCCCTCTGAGACCGTCCCCGCTGGAGCACAGCTGGCTGACGATGAGCTCTCCGCCCGACCACCAGACCCACGCTCACCTAAG GGCTGGCTGGTGGACTTAATAAACAAATTTGGCACGTTAAACGGGTTTCAAATGTTGCACGATCGCTTCATGAGTGGCCAAGCACTGAACGTCCAGATCATCGCTGCACTTATCAA GCCTTTTGGCCAGTGTTACGAGTTCCTCACATTGCACACGGTAAAGAAGTACTTCCTTCCAATCATCGAAATGGTTCCCCAGTTTCTAGAGAATCTCACAGATGAGGAGCTTAAGAAAGAGGCCAAGAATGAAGCCAAAAACGACGCACTGTCCATGATAATCAAATCTCTGAAGAATCTGGCTTCTCGTGTACCAGGACAGGAGGAGACCGTGAAGAATTTAGAGATTTTTAGGTTAAAAATGATTCTTAG GTTATTGcaaatttcttcttttaacGGCAAAATGAATGCACTAAATGAAGTTAACAAAGTGATCTCCAGTGTGTCCTACTACACCCATCGGCATAACCCTGAAGAGGAGGAATGGCTGACTGCAGAGCGCATGGCG GAGTGGATCCAACAGAACCACATCCTGTCCATTGTCCTGAGGGATAGTTTGCACCAGCCGCAGTACGTCGAGAAACTGGAGAAGATCCTTCGCTTCGTCATCAAAGAGAAAGCTCTTACAATGCAAGATCTGGACAACATCTGGGCTGCACAG GCTGGTAAGCACGAGGCTATTGTGAAGAATGTCCATGACCTTTTGGCCAAACTGGCGTGGGATTTCTCACCTGAGCAGCTTGATCACCTTTTTGACTGTTTCAAG GCAAGCTGGACCAATGCCAGCAAGAAGCAGCGTGAAAAATTGCTGGAACTTATCCGGCGCCTGGCTGAGGATGATAAGGATGGGGTGATGGCCCATAAGGTCCTCAACTTGCTGTGGAACCTCGCACACAGCGATGATGTGCCTGTAGACATCATGGACCAGGCTCTTAGTGCTCACATCAAAATATTGGATTACAGTTGCTCACAG gacagagacacacagaagaTCCAGTGGATAGATCGCTTCATAGAGGAACTACGAACCAATGACAAATGGGTGATCCCTGCTCTGAAGCAAATCAGAGAAATCTGTAGCCTCTTTGGAGAAGCTCCTCAAAACCTTAG aaagaaaatgCCAATTAACATACAAACGAACTTAGTGGG TCAAACCCAGAGAAGTCCTCATGTGTTTTACCGCCACGACCTGATCAACCAGTTGCAACATAACCATGCTCTGGTCACCTTGGTGGCTGAGAACCTCTCTGCCTACATGGAGACAATGAGGCAGTTCTCCAAAG AAGAACAGGCTGAGTTTGACCCTCAGACGGTAAGGCCAGGAAGCCGCTACAGCCATGTCCAGGAAGTACAGGAACGACTCAACTTCCTGAG GTTCCTCCTAAAAGATGGCCAGCTGTGGCTGTGTGCCCCTCAGGCCAAGCAGATCTGGAAGTGTCTGGCGGAGAATGCAGTGTTTCTCTGTGACCGCGAGGCCTGCTTCAAATG GTACTCCAAACTGATGGGTGATGAGCCTGACCTGGACCCAGATATCAACAAAGACTTCTTTGAGAACAATGTCCTGCAGTTGGACCCATCTCTGCTGACGGAGAATGGCATGAAGTGCTTTGAGAGGTTCTTCAAGGCTGTCAACTGCAGGGAGGGCAAATTGGTAGCAAAGCGCAGAGCCTACATGATGGATGACCTGGAACTAATAGGCCTGGATTACCTCTGGAGG GTGGTAATTCAAGGAAGTGATGACATCGCCAGTCGAGCTATAGACCTGCTGAAAGAGATCTACACCAATCTTGGACCAAAACTGCAAGTCAATCAG GTGGAAATTCATGAAGATTTCATCCAGTCATGTTTTGACCGTCTGAAGGCATCGTATGATACCCTGTGCGTGTTGGATGGAGACAAAGACAGCATCAACTGCGCCCGTCAGGAGGCTATCCGCATGGTGCGAGTTCTCACTGTGCTCAAGGAATACATCAATGAGTGTGACAGTGACTACCATGAGGAGAGGACTATACTGCCGATGTCAAG agCTTTCCGGGGGAAACATATCACATTGATCGTACGTTTCCCCAACCAGGGTCGTCAGGTGGATGACCTTGATATCTGGTCACACACCAATGACACAATTGGCTCAGTTCGGCGTGGCATCCTGAACCGAATCAAAGCAAATGCTGCACATACCAAGATAGAGCTCTTTATTGGTGGGGAGGTTGTTGACCCAGCTGATGACAGGAAACTGATTGGACAGCTCAATCTGAAGGATAAAACG ctgATCACAGCCAAGCTGACCCAGGTGAGTGCCAACATGCCCTCAAGCCCAGACAGCTCCTCTGACTCATCCACCGGCTCTCctggtaaccatggcaaccactACAGCGATGGGCCAAACCCTGAAGTGGAGAGCTGTCTTCCTGGTGTG ATAATGTCGCTGCATCTGCGCTACATCTCCTTCCTGTGGCAGGTGGCAGACCTGGGCTGCAATCTCAACATGCCCCTGCTCAGAGATGGAGCCCGAGTTCTCATGAAACTCATGCCTCCAG ATAACACTACAGTGGAGAACCTGCGAGCTGTGTGTCTGGATCATGCCAAGCTCGGTGAGAACAGCCTCAGTCCTTCGCTGGACTCGCGCTTCTTTGGCCCCTCGCCCTCACAAGTGCTCTACCTTATTGAG GTTGTGTATGCATTGCTGATGCCAGCCAGTGCCACTCTGGGTGAGGACGCTAGCGACTTCCAGTACAACTTCCTGAAGAGCGGAGGGCTGCCCTTGGTGTTGAGCATGCTCACTAGGAACAACTTCCTGCCATCAGCAGACATGGAGACACGTCGTGGAGCTTACCTCAACGCGCTGAAGATTGCCAAACTCCTCCTTACTGCTGTAGGCTTTGGGCATGTTAAGGCTGTGGCTGAGGCCTGCCAGCCCAACGCTGAGGGAAATATACCTGTTTCACCG ATTAATCAGGCCACTCATGACCAGGCCCTGGTCCTCCAGAGTGCCCTGCAAAACATCCCCAACCCTGCCTCAGAATGCATGCTACGCAACGTAGCCATCCGCCTGGCTCAGCAGATTTCTGATGAG GCATCTAAGTACATCCCTGACATTTGTGTGATCCGAGCGGTACAGAAAATAGTGTGGGCTTCAGGCTGTGGCACAGTGCAGCTCGTCTTCAGTTCTAATGAAGAAATCAGCAAAATATATGAAAAG aCAAATGCAGCAAAAGAGCCAGATGGGGAAGATGAGCAGGTGTGTTGTGAGGCCCTTGAAGTGATGACATTGTGTTTCGCCCTCATGCCCACGGCTCTGGACACACTTAGTAAAGAGAAGGCTTGGCAGACCTTCATCATAGACTTGCTGCTACACTGCCACAGCAA ATCTGTGCGTCAGATGGCCCAGGAACAATTTTTCCTGATGGCAACCAGGTGCTGTATGGGCCATCGtcccctcctcttctttatCACACTCCTCTTCACTGTGTTGGGG AGTACAGCCAAGGAGCGAGCCAAACACGCCGGGGACTATTTCACTTTGCTCAGACATCTTCTGCACTATGCCTACAACAGCAACATCAACCTGCCAAACGCTGAGGTGCTGCTCAACAACGAGATTGACTGGCTGAAACGGATAAGG GATGAAGTAAAGAGGACAGGGGAGACTGGTGTGGAGGAGACCATCCTGGAGGGCCATCTTGGGGTCACTAAGGAGCTTCTCGCTTTCCAGACGCCAGAGAAGAAGTATTACATCGGCTGTGAGAAGGGAGGAGCTAACCTCATTAAG GAGCTGATTGATGACTTCATCTTTCCGGCATCTAATGTTTACCTGCAGTACATGAAGAGTGGGGAGTTCCCCACAGAGCAGGCCATCCCAGTGTGCAGCACCCCTGCTTCCATCAACGCTGGCTTTGAGCTCCTGGTGGCTCTGGCTGTCGGCTGTGTCCGCAACCTCAAACAAATAGTCGACACTCTAACTGACATGTACTACTTAG gTTGTGAAACACTGACAGAGTGGGAGTACTTGCCTCCAGTGGGCCCAAGGCCCAACAAAGGCTTTGTAGGTCTGAAGAATGCTGGGGCCACCTGTTATATGAACTCAGTCATTCAGCAGCTGTACATGATCCCTCCGATCCGCAATGGCATCCTGGCCATCGAGGGCACAGGCACTGACGTGGATGATGACATGTCAGGGGATGAGAAGCAGGAGAATGAG AGTAACGTGGATCCGCGTGATGAGGTGTTCAGCTATCACCACCAGTTTGATGATAAGCCTTCCAGTAAGTCAGAGGACAGGAAAGAGTACAACATCGGGGTACTGCGTCACCTACAGGTCATCTTTGGCCACCTGGCTGCATCCAGACTGCAGTACTATGTCCCTCGGGGATTCTGGAAACAGTTCAG GTTATGGGGTGAGCCAGTGAACTTGAGGGAGCAGCATGATGCTTTGGAGTTTTTCAACTCTTTGGTGGACAGTCTGGATGAAGCTCTGAAAGCCCTGGGCCACCCCGCCATGCTCAGCAAGGTGCTGGGAGGCTCCTTTGCTGACCAGAAGATCTGTCAGGGATGCCCCCATAG ATATGAATGTGAGGAATCGTTCACAACACTCAATGTAGACATCAGAAACCACCAGAATCTGTTGGACTCCATGGAGCAATATGTTAAAGGGGATCTGCTGGAGGGAGCCAACGCCTATCACTGTGAGAAGTGTAATAAGAAG GTGGACACAGTGAAGCGCCTGCTGATTAAGAAGCTACCGCCTGTCCTGGCCATCCAGCTGAAGCGATTTGACTACGACTGGGAGAGGGAGTGTGCCATCAAGTTCAATGACTACTTTGAGTTCCCTAGGGAGCTGGACATGGAGCCGTACACGGTAGCAGGAGTGGCCAAGCTAGAAGGGGACGACGTCAACCCGGAGAACCAGGTGATCCAACAGAACGAGCCCTcggaacccacgcctccaggcAGCTCCAAGTACCGTCTGGTGGGGGTGCTGGTCCACTCCGGCCAAGCCAGCGGCGGACACTACTACTCCTACATAATCCAAAGGAACGGGGGCGATGGCGAGAAAAACCGCTGGTATAAGTTTGATGATGGCGACGTGACTGAGTGCAAGATGGACgatgaggaggagatgaagaacCAGTGCTTCGGTGGGGAATACATGGGCGAAGTGTTCGATCATATGATGAAACGCATGTCGTACCGGAGGCAGAAGCGCTGGTGGAACGCCTACATCCTGTTCTATGAGCGTATGGACTCACTAGACAAGGACAGCGAGCTTGTCAAATACATCACAGAGTTGACCATCTCCTCCACCAAGCCGCATCAGGTCAAGATGCCTGGTGTCATCGAGTGCAGCGTCCGCAAGCAGAACGTCCAATTCATGCACAACCGAATGCAATACAgcctggaatatttccagttcATTAAGAAACTTCTGACCTGTAACAGTGTCTATTTAAACCCTCCTCCAG GACAAGACCATCTTCTGCCAGAGGCAGAGGAGATTGCTATGATAAGTGCTCAGCTGGCTGCTAGGTTCCTCTTCAGCACAGGTTTTCACACCAAGAAAGTAGTACGGGGTCCTGCCAGTGACTG GTATGACGCCCTCTGCATCCTGCTGAGACACAGTAAGAATGTACGCTATTGGTTTGCACACAACGTTCTGTTTGCTTATCCTAACCGGTTCTCTGAGTACCTGCTTGAGTGCCCGAGCGCTGAGGTGCGGGGCGCGTTTGCCAAGCTCATTGTCTTCATCGCTCACTTTTCCCTGCAAGACGGCCCATGCCCCTCCCCTACCGCCTCACCCGGACCCTCTACTCAG GGCTGTGATAATCTCAGTCTAAGTGACCACCTGTTGAGAGCTGTACTCAACCTGCTCAGAAGAGAGGTTTCTGAACACGGCCGTCACCTGCAGCAGTACTTCAACCTCTTTGTCATGTATGCCAATCTGG GCCTGGCAGAAAAGACTCAGCTGTTGAAGCTGAATGTCCCTGCCACATTCATGTTAGTCGCTCTGGATGAGGGTCCCGGCCCTCCCATAAAGTACCAGTACGCCGAGCTGGGAAAGCTCTACACTGTCGTCTCCCAGCTGGTGCGCTGCTGTGACGTCTCAACACGCATGCAGTCCTCTATCAATG GTAACCCTCCTCTCCCTAACCCCTATGGCGACACCAACCTGACAGCCCCAGTGATGCCTGTGCAGCAGCTGGTGGCAGAGATTCTGTTTGTGAGGACCAGCTACGTGAAGAAGATCATCGAGGACTGCAGCAACTCTGAAGAGACCGTAAAGCTGCTTCGCTTCAGCTGTTGGGAGAACCCTCAGTTCTCCTCCACCGTGCTCAGCGAGCTGCTCTGGCAG GTGGCGTACTCCTACACATACGAGCTGAGGCCTTACCTGGACTTGCTGCTACAGATCCTGCTCATTGAAGACTCCTGGCAGACACACAG GATCCACAATGTGCTGAAGGGCATTCCTGATGACAGAGACGGGCTTTTTGACACCATTCAGCGCTCCAAGAACCACTATCAGAAACGGGCCTACCAGTGTATCAAGTGCATGGTGGCCCTCTTTAGCAACTGCTCCGTGGCCTACCAGATCCTACAG AGTAATGGCGATCTGAAACGAAAGTGGACGTGGGCCGTGGAGTGGCTCGGGGACGAGCTGGAGAGGAGGCCATATACAGGGAACCCTCAGTACACCTACAACAACTGGTCTCCTCCGGTTCAGAGCAACGAAACCTCCAACGGCTATTTCCTTGAGCGTTCACACAGTGCACGTATGACACTCGCCAAGGCCTGTGAACTTTGTCCTGAGGAG GAGCCAGATGAACAGGAAGCACCTGATGATCAAGACTCCTCCCCACCTGAGGACACCTCTCTGTACCCACATTCTCCTGGAACCACCCAATTTCAGCAG AACAACCACCCCCATGGGCAGCCGTACACCGGGCCTGCTGCTCAGCACATGAACAACCCCCAGCGTCCTGGTCCTGCCTCTGCCCCGACTCCAGGCCCTacccagacccagacccagacccagacccagacccagaGCCCCACCCCAGCCCCTGGTCCTACTCCCGGCCCGGGCCCGCGAGCACAAGAGAACTGGGAGAGCACCGAGGAGGTTGCCCCCGCCCCCGCCCCCACCTCTACCCCAGCGCCTGCCCCGCCTAAGGAGTAA